A genomic region of Clavibacter michiganensis subsp. insidiosus contains the following coding sequences:
- a CDS encoding GAF domain-containing protein, producing the protein MHASELLRPLMRAFYGRAMGDSAGAPKPSDSASLPAEGEDPDAVLLLGNGPAHGWGVVTHELALTGHLGRAVTARTARPCAVTFIGDETMNVSSALAWVGDHDVAAYDVVVLVLGINDAVRLTRVPVWRARFAELRDALVAGMRPSARILVAGMQPVRSVTPYDSVLGAIAQRHARRLDDEAREIVDRTPRASYSSLGTPELEDDRPLGSSRVYRSRAREIAGAAAPLLADVREAEGASRVPFAPVEPTYDWAGTSRLVEQARHGGSAELQRLAGVAQERFDVDVAVVSLLDGDRLWYAMNTDLLPFSIPRDVAYCATGVAADDALVVPDAQRDPRFAGNPFIDITGMDFYARYPLHSSDGEPIGTFCLLDRRTRAASAVPIEGLREIALQAETELRRYETAPADADQPQ; encoded by the coding sequence ATGCACGCCTCCGAGCTGCTCAGGCCGCTGATGCGCGCCTTCTACGGGCGCGCGATGGGGGACTCCGCGGGCGCGCCGAAGCCATCCGACTCCGCGTCCCTCCCCGCCGAGGGCGAGGATCCGGATGCGGTCCTCCTCCTCGGCAACGGCCCCGCGCACGGCTGGGGCGTCGTCACCCACGAGCTGGCGCTCACCGGGCACCTCGGCCGCGCCGTGACCGCGCGCACCGCGCGGCCGTGCGCCGTCACCTTCATCGGCGACGAGACGATGAACGTCTCCTCCGCCCTCGCCTGGGTCGGCGACCACGACGTCGCCGCGTACGACGTCGTGGTGCTGGTGCTCGGGATCAACGACGCCGTGCGCCTCACCCGCGTGCCCGTGTGGCGGGCGCGCTTCGCGGAGCTGAGGGACGCGCTGGTCGCCGGCATGCGTCCCTCGGCACGGATCCTCGTGGCCGGCATGCAGCCCGTGCGCTCGGTGACGCCGTACGACAGCGTCCTCGGTGCGATCGCGCAGCGCCACGCCCGGCGGCTCGACGACGAGGCGCGGGAGATCGTCGACCGGACCCCGCGGGCGTCGTACTCCTCGCTCGGCACCCCCGAGCTGGAGGACGACCGGCCGCTCGGGTCGTCGCGGGTCTACCGGAGCCGGGCGCGGGAGATCGCGGGCGCCGCCGCGCCGCTGCTCGCCGACGTGCGGGAGGCGGAGGGCGCGAGCAGGGTGCCGTTCGCGCCGGTGGAGCCGACCTACGACTGGGCGGGCACGTCGCGGCTCGTGGAGCAGGCGCGGCACGGCGGATCCGCGGAGCTGCAGCGCCTCGCGGGCGTCGCGCAGGAGCGCTTCGACGTCGACGTGGCGGTCGTGAGCCTGCTCGACGGCGACCGCCTCTGGTACGCGATGAACACCGACCTGCTGCCGTTCTCGATCCCGCGCGACGTCGCGTACTGCGCTACCGGGGTCGCGGCCGACGACGCCCTCGTCGTGCCGGACGCCCAGCGCGACCCGCGGTTCGCCGGCAACCCCTTCATCGACATCACGGGCATGGACTTCTACGCCCGCTACCCGCTGCACTCCTCGGACGGCGAGCCCATCGGCACCTTCTGCCTGCTGGACCGGCGGACCCGCGCCGCCTCCGCGGTGCCGATCGAGGGGTTGCGGGAGATCGCGCTCCAGGCGGAGACGGAGCTGCGGCGCTACGAGACCGCGCCGGCGGACGCGGATCAGCCGCAGTAG
- a CDS encoding manganese catalase family protein, protein MYFHAQTWINEIADGEPDPAAANALQEGLGGQFGEMRTMMQYLFQAMNFRGAAAKPYRDLIQGVGTEEISHVELIGTTISRLLDGAPEYTGKLTDPLDTPGKGGKTPLSIALDHGNIHHHLVGAQGALPVDAAGNPWSGSYVYNSGNLPLDLLYNVMLESTGRLQKCRIYEMTDNPVARATVAYLIVRDQAHENAYAKALETLGVDWGKLLPIPKTNAEQFPEVKKLVDLGLQSKQYSFDLDGKSEAGRIFQGASPSNDGTDLTATEQAPVGVPSTIAPERLEEFAPGLDKDLLALIQETAERELAEVEAFYGPKA, encoded by the coding sequence ATGTACTTCCACGCACAGACCTGGATCAACGAGATCGCCGACGGCGAGCCCGACCCCGCCGCCGCCAACGCGCTGCAGGAGGGCCTCGGCGGCCAGTTCGGCGAGATGCGCACGATGATGCAGTACCTCTTCCAGGCGATGAACTTCCGCGGCGCCGCCGCCAAGCCGTACCGCGACCTGATCCAGGGCGTCGGCACCGAGGAGATCAGCCACGTCGAGCTCATCGGCACGACCATCTCGCGCCTGCTCGACGGCGCGCCCGAGTACACCGGCAAGCTCACCGACCCGCTGGACACCCCGGGCAAGGGCGGCAAGACGCCGCTGAGCATCGCGCTCGACCACGGCAACATCCACCACCACCTCGTGGGCGCCCAGGGCGCGCTGCCCGTCGACGCCGCCGGCAACCCGTGGAGCGGCAGCTACGTCTACAACTCGGGCAACCTCCCGCTCGACCTGCTCTACAACGTCATGCTCGAGTCGACCGGCCGCCTGCAGAAGTGCCGCATCTACGAGATGACCGACAACCCCGTCGCCCGCGCCACCGTCGCGTACCTCATCGTGCGCGACCAGGCGCACGAGAACGCGTACGCGAAGGCGCTCGAGACGCTCGGCGTCGACTGGGGCAAGCTCCTGCCGATCCCGAAGACCAACGCGGAGCAGTTCCCCGAGGTCAAGAAGCTCGTCGACCTGGGACTCCAGAGCAAGCAGTACAGCTTCGACCTCGACGGCAAGAGCGAGGCCGGCCGGATCTTCCAGGGCGCGTCGCCCTCGAACGACGGCACCGACCTCACCGCGACCGAGCAGGCGCCTGTCGGCGTGCCGTCGACGATCGCTCCCGAGCGGCTCGAGGAGTTCGCGCCGGGCCTCGACAAGGACCTGCTGGCCCTCATCCAGGAGACGGCCGAGCGCGAGCTGGCCGAGGTCGAGGCGTTCTACGGGCCGAAGGCCTGA
- a CDS encoding alpha/beta hydrolase: MSPVIPVRRARRLRLAAAATALVAVLAVAAPLTTPAPAHAAGTVDEVDVARSDVSGFGGGVVFAPKAPTGTTLGAVVITPGFRDTHADMRWYGAALADAGYVAFTIDTLGTLDRPGQREQETLAAVDYLTGSSAVSGEVDPARVAVLGYSMGGAGVLRAAQARHELKAVVAVEPFDIPASYPSDTTPTLIITGQSDPVAIPFLMGKPMYRSIPAPTPKEYVELRGAGHTAGVRTPNDTIRHATTTFLARYLDGDDSVSICPAPAATGPISASMAYCG; this comes from the coding sequence ATGTCCCCTGTGATCCCCGTCCGCCGCGCCCGCCGCCTCCGGCTCGCCGCCGCGGCCACCGCCCTCGTTGCCGTCCTCGCGGTCGCCGCCCCCCTCACCACGCCGGCTCCCGCCCACGCCGCCGGCACCGTCGACGAGGTCGACGTCGCGCGCAGCGACGTCTCCGGATTCGGCGGCGGCGTGGTCTTCGCCCCCAAGGCGCCCACCGGCACCACCCTCGGCGCCGTCGTCATCACACCGGGCTTCCGCGACACGCACGCCGACATGCGCTGGTACGGCGCGGCCCTGGCCGACGCCGGGTACGTGGCCTTCACCATCGACACGCTCGGCACGCTCGACCGCCCCGGCCAGCGCGAGCAGGAGACGCTGGCCGCGGTCGACTACCTCACGGGATCCAGCGCAGTGTCGGGCGAGGTGGATCCCGCCCGCGTCGCCGTCCTCGGCTACTCGATGGGAGGCGCCGGGGTGCTCCGCGCGGCGCAGGCGCGGCACGAGCTGAAGGCCGTCGTCGCCGTGGAGCCCTTCGACATCCCGGCCTCCTACCCGTCGGACACGACGCCCACGCTGATCATCACCGGCCAGTCCGACCCGGTCGCCATCCCCTTCCTCATGGGGAAGCCCATGTACCGCTCGATCCCGGCACCCACCCCCAAGGAGTACGTCGAGCTGCGCGGCGCCGGGCACACGGCCGGGGTGCGCACCCCCAACGACACCATCCGCCACGCCACCACCACGTTCCTCGCCCGCTACCTCGACGGCGACGACTCGGTGAGCATCTGCCCGGCGCCCGCGGCCACGGGTCCCATCAGCGCGTCGATGGCCTACTGCGGCTGA